A single region of the Branchiostoma lanceolatum isolate klBraLanc5 chromosome 1, klBraLanc5.hap2, whole genome shotgun sequence genome encodes:
- the LOC136434275 gene encoding serine/threonine-protein kinase pdik1l-B-like produces the protein MADSAQSSVKGYSFEDKLGIGACGAVFKATKGGETYVLKSIDLMQSDGETSAKLKLKVYVSDQEKKRLHKRASKAAVELRKLLGVLPLEHDNLVRFFHSFSSQEKLWAVMEYCSLGNLNDLVLQPSYDSNLSTSIMIGIADGLAHLHDVADLQHKNLKPMNILLSGTRRSPVPKISDYGISKVLSDLKWSSSMSTTDEPGTGHFMAPEVDEGQSTKGSDIFSMGVIFAAVVDRSSYNSEGTFLVTCVGSRGRLADALKSTTLQDLEEGLVTTLPHGSSMKALILSMLEHDPAVRPSAAGISLAIKKIKEGQVIKLDEIDKADKVVPNGTAEIISVDDDLAEMAELDIKHNEDSEGDSSDDGTSDEDIDGGEGDHDEEDNSDD, from the coding sequence ATGGCAGACTCGGCACAAAGCAGCGTGAAGGGGTACAGTTTTGAGGACAAACTGGGGATAGGAGCCTGTGGTGCCGTCTTTAAGGCAACCAAAGGTGGAGAGACATACGTCCTAAAGTCTATCGACTTGATGCAAAGTGATGGTGAAACCTCTGCCAAGCTTAAGCTGAAAGTATATGTCAGCGACCAAGAAAAGAAGCGGCTACATAAACGTGCCTCAAAAGCCGCCGTGGAACTCCGGAAACTGCTGGGCGTTCTACCCTTGGAGCATGACAACCTGGTCCGCTTCTTTCACTCCTTCTCCTCACAAGAGAAGCTGTGGGCTGTCATGGAATACTGTTCGTTAGGGAACCTCAACGACCTGGTATTACAGCCTTCCTATGACAGCAACCTAAGCACAAGTATCATGATCGGAATAGCGGACGGACTCGCCCATCTACACGACGTCGCAGATCTACAGCACAAGAACTTAAAACCGATGAACATACTTCTGTCTGGCACTCGGAGGAGCCCGGTACCAAAGATCAGCGACTACGGCATTTCTAAAGTACTCAGTGACCTCAAATGGAGCTCGAGCATGAGCACCACGGACGAACCTGGCACCGGTCACTTCATGGCGCCGGAAGTTGACGAGGGGCAGTCCACAAAAGGCAGTGACATATTCTCAATGGGCGTGATATTTGCAGCAGTCGTTGATCGTTCTTCATACAACTCGGAGGGAACATTTCTTGTGACCTGTGTCGGGTCAAGAGGAAGGCTTGCCGATGCCTTAAAGTCGACCACACTGCAAGACCTCGAGGAAGGACTGGTGACGACCCTACCACACGGCAGTTCCATGAAAGCCCTCATTCTAAGCATGCTCGAACACGACCCTGCTGTACGCCCGTCGGCTGCTGGCATCAGTCTCGCGATCAAAAAGATAAAGGAGGGACAGGTCATCAAGCTGGATGAGATAGACAAAGCGGACAAAGTAGTCCCAAACGGGACTGCCGAGATCATCAGCGTGGATGATGACTTGGCAGAAATGGCAGAACTGGACATCAAGCACAATGAGGACAGTGAAGGCGATAGTAGTGATGATGGTACAAGTGATGAGGACATAGACGGTGGTGAAGGTGATCATGACGAGGAGGACAACAGTGATGATTAA